The following DNA comes from Camelina sativa cultivar DH55 chromosome 14, Cs, whole genome shotgun sequence.
CTACGACTTTCGCTCTAGTTTATGGAGGGTTCTAGACGTTACTCCCGACAGGAAAATATTGAATCTTGAACGCTGCGTGTCTTTGAAGGGAAATTTCTACTTGGTTGCTCATGAGATCATACTCAGATTTTCTTGGAGACCAAGATATAGAAGACCTAACTTGTCTAGTCAAATGCCTGATGAAGATACATGGATACAAAATCGCGGAGATTTcttactttgttttgattttacaaaagaaatatttggaCCGCCTCTGCCTCTTCCGTTTAACTCTAACACCAATGACAGTGTGGACCTCTCATGTGTTAAAGAAGAGCAGCTCATGGTGCTATATCTGAATTTTTCTAACATATTATTACAAATTTGGATCACGACTACGACCGAGCCCAACACTCTTTCTTGGAGCAAGTTTTCGAGAGTGGAAATGACACCATTTGCACTCAAAGCTCTTCGGTTTGGACTTCCAGCTGCGAGCTTCTTCTTTGACGAGCAAGAGAAATTCGTTGCGGTTTTCTATGTTGACAGGTTTCTACAAACCAAGACCGCTCCGTACTACAAAGCTTTTATCATAGGAAAAGATGGATATTTTAAATCTGTGACTTTCGGAGACTCTTCCAAACTCGGGATACCTTGTCGCATATCCGGGCGTATTTCGGATTTATATTGTCCCCCTCCCCCTCTTGTGTGCTCATCTTCTTATCTTCCGAGTTTGGTGCAACTCAACCAACCTCGtcaaaggaaagaaagagatgattaAGTTTGATTCTATTTAATTACCGGCTATTAAGTAAAAGATTTTCGGCTTTTTCGTGTTTCTTATTTATCCTTTCGTAGTTTCTTTTTAAGGCTTAAAAAAGGTGGTGtcacaaaaatatttcattggCAATCCTCTAAAAATGGGttctccaaaaatattttaaatataataatactatttaatttaaattttgtttattttaaaataatcaatcaatcagttTATGATATGTAACGAGAGAGGTCTCATGGTGTCTCGGAAAGTCTGGGCAAAGACATTATTGTGTCTCTCTCTCctcaactttttattattttatatttttttattgttttgacaCTCAAAAgatgttttaaatgattatttatattctatttcaaaatataagatgttttagttaaaaacagtattaaaacacataataaaaaatgtttactttttaaaagtttaaccaatcataaacaaaattacatataataaattaaaaaaattaaaattaatctaaaaattatctaaaaattgaaaacatcttcTATTATGAAACACAACAAAATCCTTAAAACATCCTATGGAACACAGAaagtattatatttatttctttactttGACATttcacattaaaatatttagttttcaaatagGGCTGACTAAGGCTGGGCACGGGACGGGTATCCTTGAATTTTCTCATACCTTTTATCCGACCCGACCCTAAcgggtaatagaaaaaaattactcatACTCGACCCTTAAATAATGGGTACCcggaaaaaaatagttgaccaTTTAAATACCCGACTCTTTACCCTTACCCGGATAAATAtccgataaaaaaaattgtcaataatcgcaataaaaatttcatattccaaaatccgaaaaagaaaaaatcataaatgtatgcaacatataagtccaaaaattaaaaaattataaacttaaaaaataaaaataaaatattaattcaattgGGCGTCGTATATATCATTTCAGTTGGACTAAGTTGAACTTACGCTTTAACTttaactctataatatatttataaattaataataaataataataataataataataataatacaaaatattaaagggTATTTACAGGTAGGGTAACAAAACGGGTAAAGAGACGAGTAACATGACGGGTATTGAAAAGTAAACTAATACCCTATATTCGTCCCTTACTCAcgggtaatataattataatacctTTAACTCGACCTTAAAGATGCGGATACTGTTTTTTTCGGGGTAGGTAACGAGACGAGTAACAGGTCGAATACGGATAACGGATATTAGTGCCCACGCCTAGGGCTGACCCAACCGAAAACTGTTGCCTAAAGCAAAATTTCTTTTTGGCCCATcataaaatacaacaatttttctttaataaccAAAATATGCATTATATAAGTCATGAATGGTTGTTGGTTTTTAaatgagttttagattttggtttttagtttttggactttggtttttttcttttcttcttcttatgtaaAAGTAAATACTTGATGGGAAATGAAACTATTAACTTTCTCGTGTCAATTATCTTACGATATTGGAAAATATGCCCTATATCGTCAGCCAAAACCATTAATGTCACTAACAAAGATCCACTTTTATTATATGTTGCTAactaaatcaaatctaaaaCATGGAACCATCGCAGAAGACTGTTTCTAGAATGTTAAGGTTGAGATTAGTAAGAATTACAAATTACTAATGAGTTGCTGCGTTAGACTAAATTAGACAACTCCTGATCCTGTATATTGTTTAGAGCTTAATTAGACTGGCCCTCCATATGTGACGTTATAAAGTAAACTTGGTGGGTGTCGGGTAAACCAATGTTGGTTTCTTTGGTATGTGATGGTTTGATCAGGGTTTAATTTTGCCCGGTTTACTCTTCTTTGTGCTGTCTGACATGGAGAATCACTACGTAATAgcattctttattttctctaacAAAAGTAAAGCCAAGTAGAGAGAtactctcttttaattttctacCCAGTTTAGAGGGTTGACTCCGATGAACAAGAAGTGATAAACAGAATAATGCTACATACGGAAAACATGTAGTTTCTTCTGAAGGATCTTGACTAGATGGATCTGAAACTCTTGAATCGGGATTGGGATCAAGAATCTTACCCAGCTTCTTCTGATTACTGGCTCCTCATCTTCTTTGCtcccttcttcctttttcttcgcTTAATCCTCGACAGATTCATATTCGAGGTAAcagtttagtttttgtttgttttctaccTCTTAGTATTCATTATGACTTGGGAAGCAAGTAATCTCTTATGAGAAACCTATCTGAGAGGTACACAATTTCATCATAGAGAGTCGCTAGACGGCTGGTATGTCCTAGAGAAGAATGCGCTGATTCAAGCGAGAGAAGAAATAAGATAGCCAAATTCAAAGAATCGGCTTGGAAATGGCTGTGCTCTCTCTCTGTTGAAGCTTTTGCTCTCCACGTCACTTATAAAGAGCCATGGCTTAAAGATACAAGATGCTTCTGGTTAGGGCCAGGAGACCAGATATGGCCTGACCAAAAGATAAAGTTAGAAAACCTTAACTTAATTAATGTGTTACGTGAGAGCCAAAGACTGTTAAGTTTGCCGCAAGCcctagtttcttctttcttctgagTTTATTACCGGGTTTTTCGCAGGTTGAAAATGAAGGGAATGTATATGTTTGTTGGCGGGTTAAATGTATATGCCatttttgctttgttcttttggGAAACAAGACGATCTGATTTCAAAGTAATGTTAGTTCATCACATTGTAACCTCATCCCTCATCATCTTGTCTTACGTTTTCAGGTACGTACGTACACTCCTATAGTAATTAGATGATATCAACGATTTCTGAGTCCACCAAACTCTTAACTTTGATTTCCTCCTTTTATCCCTTTTCTTTACTAGATTTGCTCGTATAGGTTCTGTAATATTGGCTCTCCACGAAATCAGCGACGTGTTTCTAGAGATAGGCAAGATGTGCAAATACAGCGGCGCAGAAGCCATGACTAGCGTCTCGTTTGTCATATTTTTCTTGTCGTGGACCGTTCTGCGACTCATCTATTACCCTTTCTGGATCCTATGGAGCACTAGGTTAACCTAGTTAACCCCTAAGCTTTCTACATGTATCTATTGCAATGTAACTTGATCTAACTGTTGTTTATGGTTGATTTCTACGTATAATGGATCTATGTATGCAGCTACGAATCAATAAAAGTGAAAATGGAGTACTGGGACAAGAAGCATTTGATGGAAACTGGACCACCCCTTATGGTCTTCTACTATGTCTTCAACACACTTCTTTATTGCTTACAGATTCTTCACATCTACTGGTGGATCTTGATATGTCGTGTGCTCATCAGCCAAATTCGTGCCAAAGGCAATATCGCTAAAGACATTCGTTCCGGTAAGAGTTATATATGCATACATATGTAACCCAACAActtaattatgattatattcTTTGTAACTACATAACACGGAACCATTTGTCTTAGCCAATCTGTCTTCAATTATTCTTTGTAGATTCTGAAGGTGAAGATGATGAACACCAAGATTGATTGTAGACGTCCAATCAAATTTTAGCCTTTGCTTAAAAACTCATTAGATATATTGCTTATCCTTTGGGATTAAGCAATTCTGAAGATTGATTGTAAACTCATGAGATTGCTGATCCTTTTGCTTAAACCCAACCTATTGGGGTTACAATGTTGTTGAGGTCCtattttaattcttaaataTGATTCCTAAACAAAGAGATATGAGAATTAATGTGAACctagcaaaaagaaagaaaagatagaGAATGATACAGATCCATATAACTCATAAAGAAGGGGgaaaaataacaatcaaactcCAAACATCGTTAATccacatttttgtttgtttcatggACGTGTTAACCCTGATTTTAATACACAAATTTAAGTCAACTTAGATTATGTGAGatgaaaaataacaaagattTATAACAGTTTGGAACTAATGTACATACTGTATGTAATAATGGATCCACTAAGAGAGCTCTAAATTAGACTTGTGGTGTGACAGAGTTGAGTTGATAGACGTAACAAACCCCATAAAATCTTCAGAACATATTTGTAAACAACGTCCGTGTTATACACAAGCATACTTTTTatacacaaccaaaaaaaaagaaaaaaaaaaaaactctaaagatTTGTAACATAGCAGATTCTATGAgttatttttaatgatattatttttttacgtAGTACCTTTTCTTATGAAtctaagaatatatatttatagattcaTCAAGATAATCTTGAGaaatcctttaacaaaaaaaaaagaaggataaaGATGAGATTATGAAGCAATATTTTGAGTCTAACTTAATTATGAACGTACCTACACTATagctaattaataaaaattagaaatgtaGACTAACGGCCCCATGAACGgctcctcttctttttcttgttttgatatATCATAAATTCTATATCATCATAATCATTAAGCTTTCTTAAATTAGGGAAATGCCGAAAGGCGAAAAGTGTAGTGGcgtattaattatttatgtctGTTTCTTTTCTAATCATATGAttcactttattttatttttgcaagttttgttttactttgacCTACGTTTCACCTTTTTCTATTACTATTTTCAGAGTCCACAAGAAACAGATTGCACATTTATGAGAGATTAAATGAACAAAACCGATGTTTTCTACtcattaattaaatcattagagCAAGTGGGGGGGGGGGAGCcgtatgaaaaattaaaaagtgaaCCTAGAGCTACTCGACTCGtgaaagaaagattaaaaaCCTTTTGGGGTCGTGAATGTGAATGTGAtcgtgaagagagagagagaggcgagcATGTGAGTGTTGTTAAGAAGAGTGTACGAAACTAGCTTAGCAGcaagtcagagagagagaagcaaattgcacacaaacaaacatacatgtGGATCCTCGTCGTCACATTGTCATCAAATTCACTACTTACTACTCCTTTTACTTCTTGACTTTTTcctcctatttttttttgttccagttaaacttttatttcttgattCTCACACattgtatacaaaaaaaaagtggtcTAGCATTAGATTTGATTAGTATTATGATTATCTACAGGtagatacaaaatattatacgaatatgtaaaagtaaaacaacacatttgattttcacaaaaaagagcaatataattaaaaaaaaaaatagatatattccTGTAGTGAAATTCAAGTGTGTTTCTTTTATGTAATTGACAATTTGACACCACATTGTTGTACAAATTCGTTATTTTCCGAACTCTGGTTCAACGGATTGATTATTAtcgaagattaaaaaaaaaaaaatttcaattatcTATTCGTGATAATGGTGTAATACTAGTGTTTTATATtcttaaccttttaaaaatataaaaacacggtaaaatttagaaatatattgtttaaagtgCAATTAAACGGGAAAATAgatatagaaaaaggaaaaaacaacatGAATGATATAATATCAacaaatttttagttatatattattaaattaagatAAACACTAGAGAAATGTGAATCAATCTTGtgttgttaataaaaaaaacaaaaatatatataacggaaaataattaaaaaggagaatcaaaaaagtattaaaatgtctctctctctctctctctctctctctctctctcacattcaTTCTCcctataataaattttttggcTCTGAGAGATCTTTTTCTCGCAGATTCTTCTCTTTCAGAAATCTGAAAATAATCTCATCTGATTCTTCTGTGTTAAATTGAATTGAATTGGGGTTTTCTATCTTTAACTCAGCCATAGTGTGAGGAGAAGAGAGCCATCATCTCAACACACACAAACTCCGAGATATCGGCgtaaattttcgatttttgttttctgggttGTCTTTGTGTGATCTCCCACCTCACCTCCACCTGCTTGCTCTATGAATGTTTTTGTTATCGAACAGTAATTTTTGGATTCGTTTCTAGCTTTCGccttgttttggtttatttatacCCATTTGTATTCGCCGCATCTTTTATGATAGTTTTTGATAATTGTTTCCTCTACTATCACGAAAACGTTTGATTTGAGTGTTCTGCTTTTATCTAGTCTTGTTGACTCGTTCCATCAAGTGTACTGTTCCCTTTTAAAACGTTCCGTACCAATTCAGTCTTATGaatgtg
Coding sequences within:
- the LOC104743527 gene encoding F-box/kelch-repeat protein At1g24800-like, which codes for MTRMCDLPPELVGMIFTKIPITSVRAIRSTCKLWKGLTNDWVLGKGSAKEQFLGFVTMDSKVCSLRFHICRKNNGKDDEDLLDLSIKQVDLLNQVDIYKMYHCDGLLLCVDKSRSRLIVWNPYLGQTRWITSITNFHKRDKYVLGYDINHNHKILRIVDNYKYYGTKHYLRYEIYDFRSSLWRVLDVTPDRKILNLERCVSLKGNFYLVAHEIILRFSWRPRYRRPNLSSQMPDEDTWIQNRGDFLLCFDFTKEIFGPPLPLPFNSNTNDSVDLSCVKEEQLMVLYLNFSNILLQIWITTTTEPNTLSWSKFSRVEMTPFALKALRFGLPAASFFFDEQEKFVAVFYVDRFLQTKTAPYYKAFIIGKDGYFKSVTFGDSSKLGIPCRISGRISDLYCPPPPLVCSSSYLPSLVQLNQPRQRKERDD
- the LOC104741236 gene encoding ASC1-like protein; the protein is MDLKLLNRDWDQESYPASSDYWLLIFFAPFFLFLRLILDRFIFERVARRLVCPREECADSSERRNKIAKFKESAWKWLCSLSVEAFALHVTYKEPWLKDTRCFWLGPGDQIWPDQKIKLKMKGMYMFVGGLNVYAIFALFFWETRRSDFKVMLVHHIVTSSLIILSYVFRFARIGSVILALHEISDVFLEIGKMCKYSGAEAMTSVSFVIFFLSWTVLRLIYYPFWILWSTSYESIKVKMEYWDKKHLMETGPPLMVFYYVFNTLLYCLQILHIYWWILICRVLISQIRAKGNIAKDIRSDSEGEDDEHQD